The Penaeus monodon isolate SGIC_2016 chromosome 5, NSTDA_Pmon_1, whole genome shotgun sequence genome window below encodes:
- the LOC119572857 gene encoding serine/arginine-rich splicing factor SR45-like yields the protein MAPKKKPGPQSSKKKSPPKKPGGISVRLSPRSPHIRRKLPKRSHPFSSPKPTVPSKKKSPDVEKTPKTDVKRQSSGGPSQASSSTPVTPRSAGRYELRNVTPASYSAVRRRTSVFTPGRATLKTPSRTPFRTPKIKSFGVKPPPDISQASRLHKEDAALWKDQLKLLINRQLSICNLSSVHNFRYNFKNLRKQYEGTLKRMIEDVFAS from the exons ATGGCCCCCAAAAAGAAACCAGGGCCACAGTCCTCGAAAAAGAAGTCACCACCTAAGAAGCCTGGAGGTATCTCTGTGCGGCTTTCTCCAAGATCCCCACATATTAGAAGAAAGTTGCCCAAAAGGTCCCACCCTTTTTCATCACCCAAGCCAACAGTACCATCCAAAAAGAAAAGTCCAGATGTGGAGAAAACACCAAAAACAGATGTTAAAAGACAGTCAAGT GGTGGCCCAAGCCAGGCTTCTAGTTCAACACCAGTCACCCCAAGGTCAGCTGGGAG ATATGAGCTGAGAAATGTAACACCAGCCAGTTATTCAGCCGTAAGAAGGCGTACATCAGTGTTTACGCCAGGACGGGCCACTTTAAAAACTCCTTCCAGAACGCCTTTTAGAACACCCAAAATAAAATCATTTGGCGTTAAACCTCCACCTGATATTTCTCAAGCTTCTAGATTACATAAGGAAGACGCTGCATTATGGAAGGATCAGTTAAAAT tgCTCATCAACAGGCAGCTCAGTATATGCAATCTGAGCAGTGtacataattttagatataatttcAAGAATCTGCGCAAGCAGTATGAGGGTACTCTTAAAAGGATG ATCGAGGATGTGTTTGCCTCTTAA